One region of Anticarsia gemmatalis isolate Benzon Research Colony breed Stoneville strain chromosome 2, ilAntGemm2 primary, whole genome shotgun sequence genomic DNA includes:
- the RpS8 gene encoding ribosomal protein S8, whose translation MGISRDHWHKRRATGGKRAPIRKKRKYELGRPAANTKLGAQRIHLVRSRGGNTKYRALRLDTGNFSWGSECSTRKTRIIDVVYNASNNELVRTKTLVKNAIVVVDATPFRQWYESHYLQPLGRKKGAKLTEAEDAIINKKRSQKTAKKYVARQRTAKVEGPIEEQFHTGRLLACVASRPGQCGRADGYILEGKELEFYLRKIKSKRAK comes from the exons ATGG GTATCAGTCGTGATCACTGGCATAAACGGAGGGCAACGGGCGGCAAACGCGCGCCCATCCGTAAGAAGAGGAAGTATGAGTTAGGTCGCCCGGCTGCCAACACTAAG CTTGGAGCCCAGCGTATCCACTTGGTGCGCTCTCGCGGTGGTAACACCAAGTATCGTGCTCTGCGTCTAGACACTGGAAACTTCTCATGGGGTTCAGAGT GCTCTACCCGCAAGACCCGTATCATTGATGTTGTGTACAATGCTTCCAACAATGAGTTGGTGCGTACCAAGACTTTAGTGAAGAATGCAATTGTTGTGGTGGATGCTACACCCTTCAGGCAGTGGTATGAGTCTCACTACCTGCAGCCCCTTGGCAGGAAGAAGGGTGCCAAACTG ACGGAGGCTGAAGATGCTATCATCAACAAGAAACGCAGCCAGAAGACAGCCAAGAAGTATGTAGCAAGACAGCGTACCGCCAAGGTTGAAGGTCCTATTGAAGAGCAGTTCCATACTGGTCGTCTGTTGG CATGTGTGGCGAGTCGACCCGGTCAATGCGGCCGTGCCGATGGCTACATCCTGGAGGGCAAGGAGCTCGAGTTCTACTTAAGAAAGATCAAATCCAAGAGGGCGAAGTGA
- the mago gene encoding mago, exon junction complex subunit, producing MSSDFYIRYYVGHKGKFGHEFLEFEFRPDGKLRYANNSNYKNDTMIRKEAYVHPCVMEELKRIIIDSEIMHEDDRLWPQPDRVGRQELEIVIGEEHISFTTSKTGSLVDVNQSRDPEGLRGFYYLVQDLKCLVFSLIGLHFKIKPI from the exons ATGTCTTCTGATTTTTATATACGTTATTACGTCGGCCATAAAGGGAAGTTTGGCCACGAGTTTTTAGAATTCGAATTTCGCCCTGATGGCAAATTGCGTTATGCAAATAATTCTAATTACAAAAATGATACCATGATTCGCAAAGAAGCATACGTGCATCCCTGTGTTATGGAAGAGTTGAAGAGAATTATTATAGACTCTGAAATAATGCATGAAGATGATCGGTTGTGGCCACAACCAGACAGAGTTGGTAGACAG GAGTTGGAGATAGTTATTGGGGAAGAACACATTTCATTTACTACCTCCAAGACTGGATCATTAGTTGATGTGAATCAATCTCGGGATCCAGAAGGCCTCCGTGGTTTCTACTACCTTGTCCAAGATCTCAAATGCTTAGTATTTTCCCTCATTGGTCTGCATTTCAAGATCAAACCCATATAA